A genomic region of Candidatus Omnitrophota bacterium contains the following coding sequences:
- a CDS encoding DNA recombination protein RmuC, translating to MRRYLNKETEFIKKDTDEKLNLLARQWSEVLDRNTQLITSQLNNLQNQVTQNLINTSNVVTNVHKTLGKLEEGTKQIFEVGKDIASFQELLRQPKFRGEFGQFMLENVLEQIIPKEYYILQHRFRNGEIADAVIKIGGNLVVVDAKFPLESFKRIVEAKEESEKMRARKDFIRAVNKHIEDISNKYILPDEGTYDFALLYIPAENVYYETIIKDNLDNEKSIRDYALSKKVIPVSPNSFYAYLMIILRGLKGLTIEKQAQEVLDNLARLRNEFGKFCEEFEKTGAHLKDANKSYERAVINLEKFDDKFKQVESPISNSDRTLPHARI from the coding sequence TTGAGACGTTACCTAAATAAAGAAACAGAATTTATAAAAAAAGATACCGATGAGAAATTGAATCTCCTCGCTCGTCAATGGAGTGAGGTTTTAGACCGAAATACCCAACTAATCACTTCCCAGTTAAACAATCTCCAAAATCAAGTAACCCAAAATTTAATAAACACTTCAAACGTAGTAACTAACGTACATAAGACATTGGGTAAATTAGAAGAAGGGACAAAACAGATATTTGAAGTAGGTAAAGATATAGCCAGTTTCCAAGAATTACTCCGTCAGCCTAAGTTTAGAGGAGAGTTTGGGCAGTTTATGTTAGAAAACGTTTTAGAGCAGATTATACCTAAAGAGTATTATATCTTGCAACATCGGTTTAGAAACGGAGAGATAGCAGACGCAGTGATAAAAATTGGAGGTAATTTGGTGGTTGTAGATGCAAAATTTCCTTTGGAGAGTTTCAAAAGAATAGTGGAAGCAAAAGAAGAATCAGAAAAAATGCGTGCTCGTAAAGATTTTATTCGGGCGGTGAATAAACATATAGAAGATATTTCGAATAAATATATCCTTCCTGATGAAGGAACCTATGACTTTGCCTTACTTTACATTCCTGCAGAAAATGTCTATTACGAAACGATTATAAAAGATAATTTAGATAATGAAAAGAGTATTCGGGATTATGCTCTGAGTAAAAAGGTAATACCGGTGTCTCCCAATAGTTTCTATGCCTACCTGATGATAATTTTACGAGGCCTAAAAGGGCTAACCATTGAGAAACAAGCTCAGGAAGTTTTAGACAATCTTGCCCGTTTAAGGAATGAGTTTGGAAAGTTTTGTGAAGAGTTTGAAAAAACTGGTGCGCATCTAAAAGACGCAAACAAAAGCTATGAACGTGCAGTGATAAATCTGGAGAAATTTGACGATAAATTTAAACAGGTTGAATCTCCAATCTCTAATTCAGATAGAACCCTTCCTCATGCAAGAATATAG
- a CDS encoding ComF family protein, with product MIKVLKDLFIGTVDLIYPFRCVICQNKINIKELGPLCFSCFYSIQWNHPPFCSVCGRSIAVELIPENICVDCKTKKHFFNRAWSVALYEGVMRECIRKFKYERYTGLVYFFGKILNDFIAKFINIDKFDYVLPIPLHPTKLREREFNQALLLAYPISKKFSKALLKNIYRVKFTLPQSELNAEDRLSNIKGAFKIKKPEHIRGKNILIIDDILTTGSTVDECAKLLKSNGANLIEVLTLAC from the coding sequence ATGATTAAGGTTTTGAAGGATTTATTTATAGGGACGGTTGACCTAATTTATCCTTTTCGTTGTGTTATTTGCCAGAACAAAATAAATATTAAAGAATTGGGTCCCTTATGTTTTAGCTGTTTTTATAGTATACAGTGGAATCACCCTCCTTTTTGCAGCGTCTGTGGTAGAAGTATTGCGGTAGAGTTGATTCCCGAGAATATTTGTGTTGATTGTAAGACAAAAAAACACTTCTTTAATCGGGCTTGGTCGGTTGCTCTGTATGAGGGGGTAATGCGTGAATGCATTCGTAAATTTAAATACGAACGTTACACTGGTCTGGTCTATTTTTTTGGAAAAATATTAAATGATTTTATTGCTAAGTTTATTAATATAGATAAATTTGATTATGTCCTTCCTATTCCTTTACACCCTACAAAATTAAGGGAAAGAGAATTTAATCAGGCACTTTTGCTTGCTTATCCTATTTCAAAGAAGTTTAGCAAGGCCTTGCTTAAGAATATCTATCGTGTTAAATTTACCCTACCGCAGAGTGAACTGAATGCAGAGGACCGTTTGTCAAACATTAAAGGGGCGTTTAAGATTAAAAAGCCAGAACATATTAGAGGAAAGAACATTCTTATTATTGACGATATTCTTACTACCGGTTCAACAGTCGATGAGTGTGCGAAGCTTTTGAAATCAAATGGTGCAAATCTTATAGAGGTATTGACCTTGGCCTGTTAG
- a CDS encoding LptF/LptG family permease, with the protein MRNYIFGEVAKPFWLYMFIFTFVLVSGNIIRLIELIIIKGISLLDVMRLFLWQIPSLISYILPMAILTALLLGLGRLSSDLEITAIKASGINIFHLELPLVLTGVIFSLFSLILNNEIIPYARFASRKIIKQVGIKNPTAYFEPGTFIRNFENYILFFYGINGNMLYNIRIYELKEDGLPRTIIAQQGKITTLTDKKTVKLELFVGTSDEPSPNDPRRFYKLNFKTYTINLKIPVEFMEETINKKPKEMNIQELISEKEKLSIKNIDISPIETEIHKKIALSFACLVFVFVGFPLGVLTKRRTGAVAFGLSLVVLGLYYLIMIGGEALAIQRLVKPPLAMWLANIILGIMGVILNIYVYKN; encoded by the coding sequence TTGAGAAATTACATATTTGGTGAAGTTGCTAAACCTTTCTGGCTGTATATGTTCATCTTTACTTTTGTTCTTGTGAGCGGAAATATTATAAGATTAATAGAACTCATAATTATTAAAGGGATTTCTTTATTAGATGTAATGAGATTATTCCTTTGGCAGATTCCTTCTCTTATAAGTTATATATTACCTATGGCCATCCTTACTGCTCTTCTCCTTGGTTTAGGGAGGTTGTCTTCGGATTTAGAGATAACTGCTATCAAAGCCAGTGGTATAAATATTTTTCATTTAGAATTACCTTTAGTGCTTACAGGAGTGATTTTTAGCCTTTTCTCACTTATTCTTAATAATGAGATAATTCCCTATGCCCGTTTTGCATCTCGTAAAATTATAAAACAGGTAGGGATTAAAAATCCGACCGCTTATTTTGAGCCCGGCACTTTTATCAGGAATTTTGAGAATTATATTTTGTTCTTTTATGGTATTAATGGAAATATGCTCTACAATATAAGAATATATGAGTTAAAAGAAGATGGATTGCCGAGGACAATTATTGCACAACAGGGTAAGATAACGACTTTAACCGATAAAAAAACAGTTAAGCTGGAGCTGTTCGTAGGAACTTCTGATGAACCTAGCCCCAACGATCCCAGACGATTTTATAAACTTAATTTTAAGACTTATACCATAAACTTGAAAATACCTGTTGAGTTTATGGAAGAAACCATAAATAAGAAACCCAAGGAGATGAATATACAAGAATTGATAAGTGAGAAAGAAAAACTTTCTATCAAGAATATAGACATATCACCTATTGAGACAGAGATACATAAAAAGATTGCCTTATCTTTTGCCTGTCTTGTTTTTGTATTTGTTGGTTTTCCGTTAGGTGTTCTTACAAAAAGAAGAACGGGCGCGGTTGCCTTTGGTTTGAGTTTAGTAGTTTTAGGATTGTATTATCTTATAATGATTGGTGGAGAAGCACTGGCTATTCAAAGATTGGTAAAACCGCCTTTGGCAATGTGGTTGGCTAATATTATATTAGGGATTATGGGGGTAATTTTAAATATTTATGTATATAAAAATTAA
- a CDS encoding RluA family pseudouridine synthase, translated as MQEYRKIYEDRWLLIVNKPQGILTAPFNPQDKDSLLQLLNKEYEKPLFPCHRLDKDTSGLVIFAKSKTIQKKIMGLFRSRKINKKYIGVVHGWIEKDNGTIKNYLFDGSDKKIAITNYRIILRKPEYTILEIEPFTGRKNQIRLHFKQIGHPIVGERKFVFARDYDLRTKKLLLHAVELKFPHPINGKELKLSSPIPEEIKKFFQ; from the coding sequence ATGCAAGAATATAGAAAAATTTATGAAGACAGATGGTTACTGATAGTTAATAAACCTCAAGGAATATTAACCGCCCCTTTCAATCCGCAAGATAAAGATTCTCTACTTCAATTACTTAATAAGGAATACGAAAAACCTTTATTCCCCTGCCATCGCTTAGATAAAGATACCTCAGGGCTGGTTATCTTTGCTAAGAGTAAAACAATACAAAAGAAAATTATGGGGCTATTCCGATCAAGAAAAATTAATAAAAAATATATAGGTGTTGTCCATGGTTGGATAGAGAAGGATAATGGAACAATTAAAAACTATCTATTCGACGGTTCAGATAAAAAAATCGCCATTACAAACTACAGAATAATATTGCGAAAGCCAGAGTACACGATATTAGAAATTGAACCTTTTACCGGAAGAAAGAATCAGATTCGTCTTCATTTTAAACAAATTGGACATCCTATAGTTGGAGAACGAAAGTTTGTGTTTGCTCGAGATTATGACCTAAGGACAAAAAAATTACTTTTACATGCTGTGGAATTAAAATTTCCCCATCCCATAAATGGAAAAGAACTAAAGTTATCTTCTCCTATACCAGAAGAAATTAAAAAATTTTTTCAATAA